Genomic segment of Apium graveolens cultivar Ventura chromosome 7, ASM990537v1, whole genome shotgun sequence:
GCTGACCTATACAGAGAATCCTCAGGTTGGAGACCAGGGTAACAACGAAGGCGTAAATATTCTTGGCCATGCTGAAGAACTAAGAGCTGGTGAGAATAAGACAAGTAGATATGTCATCTATGGTTCAAATACAGCTATCTGGCTTCTTTCTGCTCTTGCTAGCAATAATGAAAAGAGTAAAACTCAGATCATGGAAGCAGGTTCCATTGAAGTTCTCACTGAGAGAATGGCTCAGTGCTTATCAGAATATGCTCAGGTATCCATATCTGGTTTGTTGGTCACCCTGGTCTTTCTTTTAATGTCCGTCTTTGTGTGTGTATATAATCAGACTAAATATGCGTGCATATATTTGGTTAGACTAACAATGGAGATTTAATTTAGCCATTTTATTTCTTTAGGTTTTTTTGGGGCTGTTTAACATCGATAAATCTAAAATCCCTCCAAATCATAAAATGCTTATAAATCTAATGCAGAATTGgaattgtaattttttttatatttttattgtaCCAACCCGAGAATTTTTTTCCCCAATgtttttttttttcattttccaACCCAGACTGTACTTTGCATCCGCATCTTATCTCACTGTATCCTTTCATTCAAACCTTAGCAAGATACAGCTCTTTTTTTTATATGTCAGCTGGTCTCTTTGCTGAACTTGTATTTCTAAGTAGATTTTAGTACTATACTGACAGTGCTCTTATTTGTTAAACTCATGCAGGTCGATTCCCAGGAGGAAAGTAGCATATGGATTTGTGCTTTACTACTAGCAATTCTATTTCAAGATAGAGATATCATACGTGGACATTCAACAATGAAATCTGTACCTATACTGGCTAACTTGTTGAGGTCAGAGGAGGCAGCAAATAGATACTTTGCTGCACAAGCCATTGCCAGTCTTGTATGTAATGGTAGCAGGGGTACCCTTCTATCGGTCGCGAATTCAGGGGCTGCAGGTGGACTCATTTCCTTGCTTGGGTGTGCTGATGCTGATATATCTGATTTGCTTGACTTAGCAGATGAATTTTCCTTGGCACGTTATCCTGAACAAGTTGCTCTTGAGAGGTTGTTTAGGGTTGAGGATATTAGAGTTGGTGCAACTTCCAGAAAAGCAATACCTGCACTAGTTGATCTACTTAAACCAATTCCAGATCGTCCTGGGGCACCATTCTTAACATTAGGGCTTCTGCTTCAGCTTGGAAAAGATTGCCCTTCCAATAAAATTCTTATGGTAGAAGCTGGTGCTCTGGAAGCACTGACCAAATATCTTTCACTTGGCCTACAAGATGCAACTGAAGAAGCTGCTACAGATCTCTTAGGTATGTTATTTAGTACTGCTGAGATACGTAGACATGAAGCAGCATTTGGTGCTGTGAGCCAACTTGTAGCAGTATTGCGTTTGGGAGGAAGAGGTGCAAGGTATAGTGCTGCTTTAGCATTGGAAAGCCTGTTTTCTGCAGACCATATTAGGAATGCAGAATCGTCCAGGCAGGCTGTACAGCCTTTAGTTGAAATTTTAAGTACGGGTTTAGAGAAAGAGCAACATGCTGCTATTGCTGCATTAGCTAGGTTACTGAGTGAAAATACATCAAGAGCCTTGGTAGTTGCTGATGTTGAAATGAATGCAGTAGATGTTCTTTGCAGGATTCTTTCATCGAACTGTTCACTAGAGCTGAAAGGGGATTCAGCTGAGTTATGCTGTGTACTTTTTGGAAATACAAAGATCAGATCCACGCTGGCTGCAGCTCGCTGTGTGGAACCTCTGGTTTCTTTACTCGTGGCAGAGTATAGTCCTACTCAGCATTCTGTTGTCCGTGCTTTGGATAAACTTGTTGATGATGATCAATTGGCTGAGTTAATTGCTGCGCATGGGGCAGTTATACCTCTTGTAGGACTTCTGTATGGCCACAATTATGTGCTCCATGAGGCTATTTCCAGAGCTCTTGTAAAGTTGGGAAAAGATAGGCCTTCTTGTAAGATGGAAATGGTGAAAGCTGGGGTGATTGAGAGAGTACTCGATATTCTCCATGATGCACCTGATTTTCTGTGTGCTGCTTTTGCAGAATTGCTACGAATACTAACCAATAATGCTACCATTGCCAAGGGTCCATCTGCGGCAAAAGTGGTTGAGCCTTTCTTTGTGTTGTTAAAAAGAGCAGAATTCGGACCTGATGGACAGCATAGTGCTTTACAAGTTCTTGTAAATATCTTAGAACATCCTCAGTGTCGTTCTGATTATACCTTAACATCACATCAAGTGATTGAACCAATCATTCCATTACTCGATTCCCCTGCGCCGCCAGTGCAGCAGCTAGCAGCTGAACTTCTATCTCATTTACTTCTAGAGGAACATCTTCAGAAGGATTCAGTGACACAACAAGTAATTGGTCCACTTATGAGAGTTCTTGGTTCTGGTATACACATATTGCAGCAGAGAGCTGTAAAAGCTCTTGTAAATATTGCACTGATTTGGCCCAATGAAATTGCCAAAGAGGGTGGTGTCAGTGAGCTGTCCAAGGTGATATTGCTAGCTGATCCCTCTTTGCCTCATGTCTTGTGGGAATCTGCTGCTTCTGTTTTGTCCAGTATTCTTCAGTTTAGttctgaatattatttggaaGTGCCTATTGCTGTTTTGGTAAGATTGCTTCGTTCTGGTTCAGAAGCTACAGTAGTTGGTGCATTAAATGCTCTTCTAGTCCTGGAGAGCGATGATGCTACCAGTGCAGTAGCAATGGCTGAAAGTGGAGCCATTGAGGCTCTTTTGGAACTTCTTAGATGTCATCAGTGTGAGGAAACTGCTGCAAGACTTTTGGAGGTATTGCTGAACAATATAAAGATCAGAGAAACAAAAGCTACAAAGTCTGCAATAGTACCACTATCACAGTATCTCCTGGATCCACAAAGCCAAGCTCAACAACCAAGATTATTGGCAACTCTTGCTCTAGGGGATTTATTTCAGAATGAGGCTCTTGCTCGATCTGCTGATGCTGTTTTGGCCTGTCGTGCTTTAGTAAATTTGCTCGAGGATCAACCATCAGAAGAAATGAAAGTGGTAGCAATATGTGCATTGCAAAACCTTGTAATGTATAGTAGATCAAATAAGAGAGCGGTTGCAGAAGCTGGAGGTGTTCAGGTTGTGCTGGATCTGATTGCTTCAAGTGAACCAGATACATCAGTTCAGGCTGCAATGTTTGTTAAACTTCTCTTCTCTAACAACACAATTCAGGAGTACGCTTCCAGCGAAACCGTTAGAGCTATAACAGGTATACTAGTATTGTTGCTGAATCTATATACAGTATGTAACAACACTAAGCTACTCCCCACTAATGCTATCATTATCCTACAAAGATAGATCACTTAGTTATTTTTTTATTAAGTAGTGCAATGAATTGGTCACCCTGAGTCTCTGACCAACCACAAAAGGTATAGTATAATAGACGATGAGGGTTTACTTGAACTTTACAGTACAACATCTGGTGCACCAGTGTTGAATACCAAAAGCTGTATTGGAATGTTTGTTTgatttaaatcctcattttacTAGACTAGCATGTCAATTTATGGTATTCTATGCAGCAGGAGGTGAAATTTCTAGAACTTAATTAATTGTTCTGGTGCTGCAGCTGCAATTGAAAAAGATTTATGGGCTAATGGTATAGTGAACGAGGAGTATCTAAAAGCTCTTAATGCGCTCCTTGGCAACTTCCCACGTTTAAGAGCCACAGAGCCTGCAACACTTAGCATTCCCCATCTAGTGACAGCACTCAAGACTGGCTCGGAGACGACTCAAGAAGCAGCATTGGATTCACTCTCTCTTCTCAAGCAAGCTTGGGCAGCATGCCCTGCTGAGGTCTCCAGAGCACAATCCACAGCTGCTTCTGATGGAATTCCCTTGTTACAGTACCTAATTATGTCTGCCCCGCCACGAGTTCAAGATAAGGCGGACCATCTTTTGCAGTGTCTTCCTGGGACATTGACGGTGACTATTAAACGTGGAAAGAATATCAAACAGTCAGTTGGAAATCCAAGTGTTTTTTGCAAGCTAACACTTGGCAGCAATCCACCCAGGGAAACCAAGGTACAACACTTGGTGCAACATAAACATTCTAAAAAATCTAACTTGTACACTCATTGAAGTTACAACACTAAATCTCAACATGAGACTCGTGAGGGTCATACAATGCTAACTGATATGGTGTCCCATAGATTATGCCCTTCTCTTAACTACCTTGTTTTAATTTAGTGGTTGCTTGAATAATTGGTCTAATTTCTAAAACTTTATCTAAACTGATATATTAATTCATTGGCTATTAAATGTGAAACTCATCTTCATCGTCAAAAGTTTTGTTTATTCTGCCTTGTCAGTCTATAGCGTACTCTGTCCTTTTAGTGCTTCTGCAAACTGTGTTTAGCTAACCACCTAATTGTGCAAACCATATTAATGCAGTTTCTCATCCATAAGTTATTGCTTTTCTGAAACATTCACATTAACCGATGTGTGTTTGTTATCTTCCTTCTGTCTCGTCTCTCTATTCCAGTACCTGTATCCGTGGTTGGCAAATCCTCAGTCTTGCCGCAATGTACTGAGCATGCAATTATTTGGGGTTGTCATATTGTTAGCATTAACATCAGAATGAAGGACCAGTCTTAGTGTATTTGTAGTAAATTTTGGAAGCAATTATCAGACTCTTATTTTTATTGGTGTCAGTTTTTATGATTTGAGGCCAGCTCAGTTTCTATTCCAGAATTTGATATCCAATTATAATTATGATTGTCATCAGTGAGTGTTTTAGTTTATGCTGCTTGGGTTTTCACTACAAGTATCTAATCATGACGTGTTTTCTTTCTCGGGCTTTTGCGTTGCTATTTGGAGCTCGGACATGCATATGTCCTTTTCCTGTTCCTCCTTTCACTACCTTGACCGTGGTTTTGGTTTTTTCTTTTACCTTTTTTCAGATTGTGTCGACTGGACCAAATCCTGAGTGGGATGAGCCCTTCCAATGGCAATTTGAAAGTCCTCCCAAAGGCCAAAAGCTACACATTTCTTGCAAGAACAAGAGCAAGATGGGGAAGgtaagttcagatttaagaactcCTGAAATTCATCAGTCACAGACTTTGATTTGGCTTTTAATAAAAGTTTCCATGGGGTATATAAGCAAGAGCTTGATGCTCCTAATTACGTACTCATAACTTTGGT
This window contains:
- the LOC141671020 gene encoding protein CELLULOSE SYNTHASE INTERACTIVE 1-like, with protein sequence MGSRERSSMEDPDGTLASVAQCIEQLRQSSSSGQEKEFSLKQLLELINTRENAFSAVGSHSQAVPVLVSLLRSGSLGVKIQAATVLGSLCKENELRVKVLLGGCIPPLLGLLRSSSVEGQIASAKTIYAVSQGGAKDHVGSKIFSTEGVVPVLWGQLEKGLKAGNVVDSLLTGALKNLSSSTEGFWFATIQAGGLDTLVKLLATGQSSTLANVCFLLACMMMEDASVCPKILAAETTKLLLKLLGPGNEASVRAEAAGALKSLSAQCKEARRDIASSNGIPALINATIAPSKEFMQGEYAQALQENAMCALANISGGLSYVISSLGQSLESCTSPAQVADTLGALASALMIYDSKAEITRASDPDDVEKTLVKQFKPRLPFLVQERTIEALASLYGNATLSGKLTNSDAKRLLVGLITMASDEVQDELIRSLLMLCNNEGTLWRALQGREGIQLLISLLGLSSEQQQECAVALLSLLSDENDESKWAITAAGGIPPLVQILETGSPKAKEDSATILGNLCNHSEDIRACVESADAVPALLWLLKNGSSNGKEIAAKTLNHLIHKSDTATISQLTALLTSDLPESKVYVLDALKSLLSVAPLSDMLRDGSASNDAIETMIKILSSTRDETQSKSASALAGIFNLRKDLRESTIAIKTVRSVMKLLHVESESILVESNRCLAAIFLSIKENRDMATVARDILPTLEVLATSSSLQVAEQAICASANLLLDSEVSLKAKPEEIILPCTRVLREGTITGRSHAAAAIARLLNFRKIDAEIADCVNRTGTVLALVSFLESENTGTAAILEGLEALAIISRSEGAKGQNKAAWAVLVEFPECITPIVSCISDENPLLLDKAVEILSRLSLAQPVVLGNNIVSASGCISSIARRVVSSSKETVKIGGTTLLVCAAKVNLQKVVDDLNESNSCAYLIQCLVGMLTYTENPQVGDQGNNEGVNILGHAEELRAGENKTSRYVIYGSNTAIWLLSALASNNEKSKTQIMEAGSIEVLTERMAQCLSEYAQVDSQEESSIWICALLLAILFQDRDIIRGHSTMKSVPILANLLRSEEAANRYFAAQAIASLVCNGSRGTLLSVANSGAAGGLISLLGCADADISDLLDLADEFSLARYPEQVALERLFRVEDIRVGATSRKAIPALVDLLKPIPDRPGAPFLTLGLLLQLGKDCPSNKILMVEAGALEALTKYLSLGLQDATEEAATDLLGMLFSTAEIRRHEAAFGAVSQLVAVLRLGGRGARYSAALALESLFSADHIRNAESSRQAVQPLVEILSTGLEKEQHAAIAALARLLSENTSRALVVADVEMNAVDVLCRILSSNCSLELKGDSAELCCVLFGNTKIRSTLAAARCVEPLVSLLVAEYSPTQHSVVRALDKLVDDDQLAELIAAHGAVIPLVGLLYGHNYVLHEAISRALVKLGKDRPSCKMEMVKAGVIERVLDILHDAPDFLCAAFAELLRILTNNATIAKGPSAAKVVEPFFVLLKRAEFGPDGQHSALQVLVNILEHPQCRSDYTLTSHQVIEPIIPLLDSPAPPVQQLAAELLSHLLLEEHLQKDSVTQQVIGPLMRVLGSGIHILQQRAVKALVNIALIWPNEIAKEGGVSELSKVILLADPSLPHVLWESAASVLSSILQFSSEYYLEVPIAVLVRLLRSGSEATVVGALNALLVLESDDATSAVAMAESGAIEALLELLRCHQCEETAARLLEVLLNNIKIRETKATKSAIVPLSQYLLDPQSQAQQPRLLATLALGDLFQNEALARSADAVLACRALVNLLEDQPSEEMKVVAICALQNLVMYSRSNKRAVAEAGGVQVVLDLIASSEPDTSVQAAMFVKLLFSNNTIQEYASSETVRAITAAIEKDLWANGIVNEEYLKALNALLGNFPRLRATEPATLSIPHLVTALKTGSETTQEAALDSLSLLKQAWAACPAEVSRAQSTAASDGIPLLQYLIMSAPPRVQDKADHLLQCLPGTLTVTIKRGKNIKQSVGNPSVFCKLTLGSNPPRETKIVSTGPNPEWDEPFQWQFESPPKGQKLHISCKNKSKMGKKSFGKVTVQIDRVVTQGAAAGEYFLLPESKSGSKRSLEIEFQWTNSNNMPQSDA